GTTACTTCTCAAACCATTCTTCTATATAAATTGGCATGTCGTGTTTACATACAGGAATGTCAATTAGTTTGCACACAATAAAGTTTCTGGTCGTTGCTGATGTGGCCGACCACTTTCACTCCGGCACACTGAACTTtgtttactttgtgtgtgtgtgtgtgtgtgtgtgtgtgtgtgtgtgtgtgtgtgtgtgtgtgtgtgtgtgtgtgtctggcacCTCTGTAATCAGTGTTGGTTGATCAGGATGGAAGAACTGTGATTTTGTAGATTTGTATGGATGAATAAACTGAACTTTGAAGAAATGTGAATGAAAATGTGATCATGTTATGTTTACAAAGGAAGTGACTGTTTGCAATAGAcattttgaccaatcagtgaGCCGGAGTTGATGCATGTATCTGCTGGCAGGCTCCACAGGGTCATGCACTAGGATTGAGACAAAGTCAGTGAAGTTCATATTTTgatgaaaatatgaaaatgtacaGCACAGGATAAAGAACAGGAGGGCTATTTAGATGTATAATGTGTGCATAATCAAAGGGGAATTTTCCAAGAAAAGATGTAAAGATAACATATAGAGGACTTCACACATCCAAAGGTTGGGATCCAATGCCAAACAGATTTTGTCAATATACCCCACCCCAACACAACGTGCctaaattactttttaaacaaaGACTCACATTTCTAAAAAGAAATATTTGAGCATTTTCGTATATGTTGTGCTGTTTTTGTTTATCAGTTGATATTTGTGGAGATGGAGCTTTTATTCTAAAGGATTCCGGTTGGAAAACTCGTTATTGAACTATTGTTGCTGCTGCAGGAAATAAACGATCTGATCCCAACCAATGTTCTAAATGGAGAAACTTAAAACTCAACTTTTAACAGCCATTTTTTTCCCAGAGGGGCTGAGTGTATCTCATTTAAAAAGCTTAATTTGGGGTGGAATATCACTTTAACACAGCCGCTCTTATCAGCGAAGGCAACGACTGAAACTTGTGTAGCAGTGTCTGTAAAAACTTCAAAATTAAACTCGAGCACTATTTCTTTAAGAGCTTGGGCGAGGGTAGTGAAAGAATATGGGTAAACAACCAAAGATTTTTCCTTAAAGCGCGACGGTAGTGAAAGAATATGGGTAAACAACCAAAGATTTTTCCTTAAAGCGCGACGGTAGTGAAAGAATATGGGTAAACAACCAAAGATTTTTCCTTAAAGCGCGACGGTAGTGAAAGAATGTGGGGAAACAGCCAAACGCCGGCTCACATTTTCTAAACAGAGACGTGTATTTCCCCTCTCCGCTGACGCAGGTGTCGGGGCCTTTAATTAAgtcagatgtgtgtgtatgggacGTAAACGTTGGCTATCGTATCCATGGGAGCGGGAAAGAAACATAGAAAGAAAGCTGAGAGGTGTCAACGTTCAGTTAGACTGCAGCCGTAGCGCTAGTGAAGAACAGAGACGGGATGTCTCTTTCTTTTTATCCTGTATTTTAATGGACCATGTCGGGGACTTCGTGCTTAGCTTCACTTTTCTACTCTGGACGTTGTCTGTGGTGGTCTGCATGGCCGGTGAAGGTAAGACATAAACTCATGTGTGTCGCTACAATTAGTTTGTTTAACGAGAGATCTTGAATCTGCGTGAAgctgcacccccccccccccccccatgtcatccaataattattaaaaacactgcTATTCGTTTTGTACCGTACAAGTTATCGTTTGTGCTGTGAAGGGTTTTAAGTAATGACCACCCAGTCCTCCATTAATGTCCAAATCTCCCAAAAATGTTTGTGATGCAtttgtgctgttaaaataaacatttgtaGCCTAGGCCTACTACTCCGGTTTTACGTTATTATTGGACattaatgagagagagagagagagagagattgagagattgattgattgattgattgattgattgattgattgattgattatctTGCTATGTTGTGATGACCCCTGTGAGCTGGGTAGGAGGCAAGCAACCAtcctacatttttatttaatgtgaAGCAGGCCTGTTTTCTATAAGTTGGAGTAGAATAATaactaaaaacaaatgtttcattCAGTAATAAATGCACAGTGTCCTATATTGTATCTGTGCCGTTCATAGCATTGTGAATTAGTTTTATGTATCACAGAGCATTTGAGAATCTGGGGATCAAGTAAAATACTTTTACTATAGCTGTAGTCATGTATTCATGTTGTAATTGTTCTTTATActacataaataaacataaatattattTATGGTGCCAAATCACAACAATAGTTATCTCAACCAGAACCATGGAGTGCAGCCACAGTCTATGGAAAGTAAACTGGCAGCACTAGAGTGTTCAGTTGTCTTAGTGTGTTTTTTAGCAGTGAAaataacaatatactgtatcatGAGTTACTTTATTCAGATTCTAATAATTGTATTTAAGATGAGGCCCTACCACAAGTCTATAGAccagagagtgagggagagcaTGTGGAGCATAAAGCTTGACTTATgtttctgtggaggctccacacagagctttctccatagcctacgttagtggcctgatgtttatacttgtgcgttggtgtgtgtgtgtggagggtgtGGTACAGCGAGGGACAAAGCCAACAAGGGCTTTTATCATGCATTTATTAAACAGTCTGCAGCCTTTTGGGAAGATTAGATTGTGTTTCTTTGAAGGGATAAACACGCTGGGATCCAGCTACTTTATTTTCTGTTCAGGCTGGTTTGTGTCATGtgcctttttctctctgtgtctctgtgactGAGTGGAAGTGGAGGAAAGAGCTGTTAgcagggacgtcactaggattgcaagacagggggggggggcttagcCCCCAGGGTATTTCTAACTTGCGTTTGCAAAATCTTTGCACTCACATGTTTTGTTACTGTATTAGAGCTACACTTATGTCAACAATCAGTCAAGAAACCAATATGTTAACAAGTAAAAATGAACAGACATAtcctcttcttccatttctactcTGTTCCTTCTGTCTTATcctttaagataaaaaaaaaatcgaaatgCAAATTGGTCACATGAAACAAcatccaaaatgtccaaaaacagacaaacagaggccAGACAGCTAATAAGTTGGTAAGttaaacaaatatgacaaatagcagtacaagaaaaagaaaaaaatgggtATCACTGCATACTTTATCATGTAAGATATTAATACGGATCCTGTTTAAAGTGGCTACTGTCTAAATACAATAACCTGATGGCGGAAGGAATAAAAGATTTGGAGTAATGATTACtgtatatagcctactgtatgtactgtatgtaggattgctttcattttattttcacgtGTATCTGTGGGCATGTGCTCATCTTTAGCCTAGCCTACATTTAGGCAACATCTACTCTaatctatttatttaatttatcacagcCAAAGAATGCAGAAAGTTAAATTGGTTAGAATATAGctagcatatataataaatataatgaaataatttagtttaggctatgcATAGTACCTAGACCTGCCAACAAATGCTTATTGTTAGAAGAAAACCAAGCGAGAGCATAgcgagttcagaccaaagagtaGCGACACAATGAGATGAATCCCCCAGTTACTCACAAcgctctgaaagctgccagttcacaccaatgcaaTGAGACGGTGCATCATCTTGATAGAacaacgactctttgtacttctgtctaacttACGACTTTTTCGGCTATAGAGcgcaacagtcccgcccacagcgggttccggaagtaaaaatacaatgcaatttctccattgacagttGCAGTATAAGCCATTAAATCATAACCGTcaatggtagacttaaaaccagcttgcCGACATGACTCAGCGATTGTATGtgctcatatagacgccaaaaatcatggggcactaaccttgtttagagataaatgtcttttattcgcgatgtcttggataagtacgtcattacccacaatcctgaacaatcccgcaatcccacagtgatgcctctgattggtggaagtcatgctggtgaggagggggaggagggggagctgcctgcacgatccgtcacgaggatttacgacactgcacgaatcacgatcagttccacgcttctgacgttagcctccaccgggaagctaacgtttgTTTAGCttacagctaattcggctaaccgctagctgacagcttgattcagtctaaaataacgttaactcaaacttaacactgggtaaagccggctacagctgacgtaacagccgttatatatgttaacggttattttcaggttttattttgagggtcttttaaagttattacatgctgtctcagctagcggttagccgaattagctgttagctaaactaacgttagcttcctttgttcagtggtgcgtggtggtttatgggatgagtagttccttcgctctgagatgacgatatgtacacagtgttgtacctttgactttttttgaattaTCTGTTCGTTTTTTCACTCGAAACGATACGTTGTATGTTTATGAGTCACGTCccatctggttagcctaaggcacggtctaaaactctttatatacggaTTTTTCCTGACGTCTATGGGAAAAATTAATGGGaattttacttccggaacccaaggtctctcagacgaggggcgggactgttgaggtctattttgtagctctatctatatatatatatatatataaaaaacttgttgcgtctaaatatgaatatagcttgagcccccctaaaataggcctaacgacgTTCCTGGCTGTTAGTTAGTAAATCAATACCCTTAATTACTATTCATCAGAATCCAGACTCCCGCTCACTCACCAGACTTCTCTCCCTTTTCAGAAGATAACATTTTCCCTCTATTTTCCAGTGATCGGGTCATTTCAGCCAATCGTGGCCCCTCTGGGTGGTGATGTCATCCTGCCGTGTCACGTGGAGCCTCAGCTCGACGTGGAGGAGCTGACTGTGGAGTGGTGGAGATCCGACATCCCACCGGACCCTAGAGATCCACTGAGCAACTACAGGTATGTCCACCGTTACCATGACAAACACCACGAGGAGGACATGAAGAAGCCGACGTACGCTGGGAGGACGGAGCTGTTCACAGACGGCCTGAAACACGGAAACATTTCTCTAAAGATCAGCAACGTGAAGCTCTCTGACCAAGGAAGATACAGATGCCAAATCCACCAGTTGGGGAGGGCTTCAGTTATTATGCTTCTTGTTGGTAAGttggtcttttttttatcaataaaATCTGTTACTGTTGGAAAATAAACATCAgtcagtacgtttacatgcacactaatctTCCACTATTTTCCGAACATgacaatattcaaatttgatATGCATCACGTAAACAGTATATTCCGTTTAAATTTTCACAATAAAGCCTTTTTACGAATTTAGCATTTTTCCGATTAAGCCATGTGGGATATGCCggtattatttaaattttagaAGCAAGCTGGAAATTTTGCATTAATTATTTAGAAATATTAGTTTGAGCTAacgctgttgctgctgctgtaacGTCAAAATAAGACAGCTTTAAAACTTGAAGGATTGTTGTGTCAACAAGTTCTGTGACTAAATTATTACAAATCTTTGTTTTCAGAACCACGCTCTGTTGAAACGACAGAGACGCCGCTGCCTCCCCATAATCTCCAAAGTCCAGGTCCAAACAATGAGACGGATGTTAAAGGTGAGAAAACAGACTTTGAATCGTTAGTGCTTTACGTTTAAGAAGCCTAATCATGCttatatttgtgtgtctgttgtatTCCAGTAACTGTAGCTTTTGTCTCCGTTTTTCTTCACATCAGGTGGTCGACTCTATCTGAGCGCACAGATCCCGGGTCTGGCTGCCTGCGTCTTACTGATCCTGGCTGTGTTACTTCAACGAAGGTATCGAAACACAACCACAACCAGCAGGCCACACCAATCAGAGTCCGGGGAAAATCTACTGGCTGTTAAGACCCAGGTGTGTGACGGCTGCGactgttcgttcaaaacaacaaaggCGGACGGTAATAGActgatggttcatccaatcacctgccaggtgcCCTGCCCTTGTCCAAACTGTTacaatgacggcttctcagacAGTTCGGTGTATTAAACCATCTGGCTTGTCAGTTGAGATTCGGTGTGCTCCAAAGCCTGGTCAGCACGGTGCAGGTTTGAAAGCTGGAGGAGTGTGAGGGCCTGTTGGCACAAACGTGGCTGTGTCCAGCAGTAGAGAGACATTTTATAACTTTGATTGTTAAGTTGATTTTCTTACTGACGTCTTTTTGAACACTGTCCTCTGACTTTCCAGTCACTCCAGTTATGAGAGTTGACAAAATGGCGGCGCTGGGGAGGATGATGCGGCTGAGCCAGTGTTGTAGTGAATGTTCAACAGTGCTGCGCTAAGTGGGAAAGTCGCAGACTGGCATACTTGCCTTAAGTTACCagttaacgctagctagctatcttGGTTGGCAGATTGCTGAACAAGAAATTTTTAGGCGAACAAATGTTCCATTTAAttttgaagtgaaaacacacagtgagaaggtcaaagtttaaagtgctcatattatgctttttggcttttcccctttcctttattgtgttatgtatctttttttgtgcacgttataggtctacaaagtgaaaaagcccaaagtccagcccaaagggacttaccatctccaacagaaaacactgttcacaaactgctccaaacagctctattgtagtccagcctttacttcagagacaaacgtgatcacttttaatgtatgtttgtatgattGACTGGTCGGCACATAGCCACACCCCTAAAGAGTCCCCTTTTTGATCATCTTTTAAGATAAATGGGACCAAAATTTACAAAATTAACATCATGCTGTactgaagaagacttgaaagtaCAACTCATTCGGAAAATAATATAgattctttttggagccagtggagtcgccccctgctggaaataaGATAGAATTCAGCATTAAATTAACGGTGTAGGAATTTCTtcagtgaaattgtattttgcattcaaacgaatagtgctctctagcgcctcaatttttcaaatgcatgttgcaactacggtagccgttacGTACAAAGAAGCTGTGAcgacatgtcttccaattttctcttttttggcgacgaggattccttctcctgtggctcggcatgagtacgatcctccattatgaactaaagtgcagttgcaggctttcaaatttgccggggcagcgacaagcgcctctcactgatctccttctccgtttcagctggtttcagtcacgtgacgctggctctgaacgaaaagGCGTTGTGGATTAgtagacaggtaggctagtgctctatgtccctctcagccattatagcttttcaaaatggcggagcgacatggaagcctccttggaccaagggggtaagcttctcctcggaccgcgaacctcctatggcgcaattttaatgctacaaagcgatcaccccccgttagcattccattgactgccattcattttggcgccactttgacagcgaataactttacatctgaagcgtttaaagactctatttgtccattgtttatttctaaagaaacacgacaatgtataaaaggctccattaccttgtacctcacgttatggctccgtagcagacgtttttgtaaaaataggctaacgattgtgtcataaccacgagacttactgtcacatagtagaggaattaccgtatagtacaggagaagcgtgcaggcagtttcgtctcacattagctgtttaagtataattactaatgttaactatcattttagtgatcaataattagcctgtgcctatgttatctccttacatatacctacgctctccgtctctgcaagattgggaatgattgagatttctcttggcacagctaccagaagacttacaactttcagacacgttgttcacggcacatttacgtcgtgtctctcagttggaggctgctcagtaacgctcagcgctcaccggaaaaggtcttctaatatccttcactggtctccatccagagacacgggatctgttggtccattcttatatacagtctatgccttggacttgcccgtccaatgtaaagACAGATGAGAAATTCTTCACTTACGAGGacaagtcagatcattggcagaggtcattttacaccaatgaggacatatttatgaatgaagacattgattttagctaataaaatacttaaaacactacacagtggaCCTTTTAAGACACTTTAGCATTGGCGTCACTTTTCAGGCCAGAAAGTTGCTGAAGGCTACTTGAGAAACACCAACGCATTGAACAACCTGCAGacacttttaattattttgccACATATTGCACTTTTGCCCCCTAGCCAGAAGGCTAATGCTAATAAGCTGTTCATGCACAAACACTATACGTTTGTCCATATAGTGTGTCTGTCTTGCTCAAACTACTGTCCTTTCTAAGTGAATATCAGTTGTTTCTGATTTTCCTTTAGGTTTTATGTTATTCACAGTTGTAACAACATTAACCAtaaagcatttttttaaacagaaaggaTTTTAAAATGATCAGCTGGTTGTATTGCTGTATTTCCGTATTTAGTGCCTTGATCCAAAGTGACttccaataagtgcattcaaccatgaaggCACAAACTCAGAACAGCAGGAATCACATAGAAGAACATTAGCTTCAAATGAGCCAAAGTACAAAGTGCCACACATTTTTATAACCATCATCTTCTTAGCCAAAGTACATTCAGAATAGATGTGTTTTTAGGTAGATGTGTAGACTTTCTGCTGCTTGTACTGGACATTATATTAATGACAGTATCAGGACTGTTTTCATGCATGTAGCCGCTGATatgtaatggcgtttttccattacatggtacctgctcgactcgcctcgactctactcgccttgaCACACTATGCGTCCATTTTCCATTTCAgattttagtacctcctcagcgtggctggtcgttatgccgtatcgatgcacacaccagcgcacaagtataaacatcaggccacttgagcttgttttacagttctgtggaggctccacgcagagcttcaccgtagcctgtgtaatatgtggcctgatgtatacatttgtcagctggtgtgtgcgtggagccggccatgtgtgtgtgtagttaggctacggcgaaagctctgccggagcctccgcagaactgaaacaagcggcgccgcagtaaactgccgtgacctaacacgagacacacacataacgtggaaggtgtgttgttgttgccagaagacacattttgtttcagaagaagctggaggcagcaaaaaaaacccacagctggctaaactgtttaaaaatagcgggtttgttcaggacacccccgtctgtcgctttcacgtcaccttttcggctcgcctcagctcgcttggaacctcgacggaggaggtactaaaacaagtacctgttagcaggtaccgggtactttttttcgtaatggaaaaccaaaaaaggcgagtagagtcgaggcgagtcgagctggtaccatgtaatggaaaagcaccATTAGTCATACACATTCCACAGTTTGCATGGTGGAGCCCCATTagtggtgtctctgtgtgttgtgctgCCATCTTGAGGACAAAGTTCGACAAGTCTTTAAACCAATGTTACAGTATCCGAGTTTTCAAATGTGAATCAGGACACTCTTTTTTTGTGctcaatttaaaaagaaatgtcaaacaAATATATGTGCAatacatttataaatatataaaatatacagcACTTAACTGCAAATGTTGTGATTGTTGCTattacgattaaaaaaaaaaactttattgcaatgttatttatatagcgATAGACAGCAGAATCTATTTTAATTTACAGAGCAGAGGCTGC
The sequence above is drawn from the Sander lucioperca isolate FBNREF2018 chromosome 17, SLUC_FBN_1.2, whole genome shotgun sequence genome and encodes:
- the LOC118493539 gene encoding butyrophilin-like protein 2; this translates as MDHVGDFVLSFTFLLWTLSVVVCMAGEVIGSFQPIVAPLGGDVILPCHVEPQLDVEELTVEWWRSDIPPDPRDPLSNYRYVHRYHDKHHEEDMKKPTYAGRTELFTDGLKHGNISLKISNVKLSDQGRYRCQIHQLGRASVIMLLVEPRSVETTETPLPPHNLQSPGPNNETDVKGGRLYLSAQIPGLAACVLLILAVLLQRRYRNTTTTSRPHQSESGENLLAVKTQVCDGCDCSFKTTKADGNRLMVHPITCQVPCPCPNCYNDGFSDSSVY